Sequence from the Corallococcus sp. EGB genome:
GAGGGGCGCGTCACGGGCCTGCGCATCGACCATCCGGACGGCCTCTTCGACCCCACCGCCTACTTCCTGGACCTGCAGGAGCGCTTCTTCGTCGAGCGCGCGCGGGCGCGCTTCCTGGCGGAGGCGCAGGACGGGGATGAGGCGCGGTGGACGGAGGTGGAGGCGCTCCTGCGCGCCCGGTGGCGCAAGGAGGTGATGGACACGCCGGACAGCCCGCTGCGCAAGGCGCTCTTCGTGGCGGTGGAGAAGATCCAGGGCGGCCGCGAGCGCATCCCGGACGCGTGGGCGGTGCACGGCACCACGGGCTACCGCTTCGCCAACGCGGTGAGCGGCCTGTTCGTGCACCCGGCCGCGGAGGCGCACCTGACGCAGACGTACGAGCGCTTCGCGGGCGGCACGCACGACTTCGCGGAGCTGGTGTACCAGAAGAAGCTGCTCATCATGCGCGTGAGCATGGCCAGTGAGATCAACGTGCTGGCGCACGAGCTCAACCGCATCTCGGAGATGAACCGCCGCACGCGCGACTTCACGCTCAACAGCCTGCGGCGCGCGCTGGTGGAGTTCATCGCGCTGTTCCCCGTGTACCGCACCTACGTGGACGGCTGGCGCGCGGAGCTGGACGTGCGCGACGTGCAGTACATCGAGTGGACCCTCCAGCGCGCCAAGGAGCGCAACACCACCACCAACGCCTCCATCTTCGACTTCCTGCGCGACATCCTCCTGGGCCGCTACCCGGAGCACGTGGGGGACGACGAGAAGGCGGTGATGCTGCGCTTCGCGATGAAGCTGCAGCAGGTGACGGGCCCCGTGATGGCCAAGGGCCTGGAGGACACCGTCTTCTACATCTACAACCGCCTGGTGAGCCTCAACGAGGTGGGCGGCGAGCCGGAGCACTTCGGCATGCGCGCCACCACCTTCCACCTGCGCAACCAGGAGCGCGCGGAGCGCTGGCCGGCGAGCATGCTCACCTCCAGCACCCACGACACCAAGCGCAGCGAGGACGTGCGCGCGCGCATCAACGTCCTCACGGAGCTGCCGGAGGCCTGGCGGGAGAAGGTGCGCGCCTGGGCGGACCTCACGCAGCCCTTCCTCAGCCACCTGCCCACGGGCCCCGCGCCGTCGTCCAACGACGTCTACCTCTTCTTCCAGACGCTGGTGGGCGCGTGGCCCATGGGCGACCCGGTGCCGGAAGGCGAGTGGAAGGAGTTCCACCGCCGCGTGCGCGAGTACATGGGCAAGGCCATCAAGGAGGCCAAGGTCCGCACGTCGTGGACCAACCCGGACGGCGCCTATGACGACGCGGTGGCGCGCTTCGTGGACGCGTGCTTCGACCCGGCGAGGGGCCAGGCCTTCCTGGATGACGTGAGGGCCTTCAAGCGCCGCATCGAGCGCGCGGGCCAGCACAACGCGCTGGGGCAGCTGCTCCTGAAGCTGGCCTCGCCCGGCGTGGCGGACACGTACCAGGGCTGCGAGCTGTGGGACTTGTCGCTGGTGGATCCGGACAACCGGCGGCCGGTGGACTACGCCCTGCGCGAGCGGCTGCTCTCCGCGCTGGACACGCAGGCGGCCAAGGACCGGCCGGCCCTGTGCGCGCGGCTGTCGAAGGACTTCGACGACGGGCAGGTGAAGCTCTTCGTGCTGGCGGAGGCGCTGCGGCTTCGCCAGAAGTACGCGGACCTGTTCCGCTCGGGCGGCTACGAGGCGCTGGAGCTGTCCGGGCCGCGCTCGCCCGCGGCGGTCGGCTTCGCGCGCACGCATGGTGACAGCGTGCTCATCGCCTGCGCGCCGCGTTACACCCTGGAGGCGTTGGAGTCCGGCGGGCTGGCGAAGGCGTATGACGGCACGTTCCTCGACCTTCCGGCGGCATATGCGGGCATGATGTTCCGCAATGTCTTCACCGGGCGCTCCGTCCGTCCCCAGCAGGGGCCGGGTGGCGTGGGGCTGGCCTTGGGGCCGCTCCTCGCGGAGTTCCCGGTGGTGCTGCTGGAGAGGAGCACTGGATGAGGAGGGCCGAGGTGCTTCCAGGGAGGCCGTTTCCCCTGGGCGCCACGTACGA
This genomic interval carries:
- the treY gene encoding malto-oligosyltrehalose synthase; this encodes MFHDSLESGERSSRREGTAGTHTTVEAQADRLFEQVQRELQSRRVTPLSTYRVQLHQGFTFQQAKALVPYLARLGVSDFYASPYLKATPGSTHGYDCVDHQRLNPEVGTPEEHAAFCDTLREHGLGQVLDVVPNHMGIERDNRLWLDVLENGPSSVYAKFFDVDWRPVKDELADKVLLPILGDQYGIVLERGELKLSYDSGAFHLHYYDHRLPVAPRQYASILQHGLERLQKQLGPESPHLVELLSILTALEHLPPRTEVNPAKVVERHREKEVIKRRLAAVVADSAELAAYVEENVRVFNGTPGNVRSFDLLDGLLQGCSYRLAHWRVAGEEINYRRFFDINGLAAIRVEDPDVFQEAHQLIFEWLREGRVTGLRIDHPDGLFDPTAYFLDLQERFFVERARARFLAEAQDGDEARWTEVEALLRARWRKEVMDTPDSPLRKALFVAVEKIQGGRERIPDAWAVHGTTGYRFANAVSGLFVHPAAEAHLTQTYERFAGGTHDFAELVYQKKLLIMRVSMASEINVLAHELNRISEMNRRTRDFTLNSLRRALVEFIALFPVYRTYVDGWRAELDVRDVQYIEWTLQRAKERNTTTNASIFDFLRDILLGRYPEHVGDDEKAVMLRFAMKLQQVTGPVMAKGLEDTVFYIYNRLVSLNEVGGEPEHFGMRATTFHLRNQERAERWPASMLTSSTHDTKRSEDVRARINVLTELPEAWREKVRAWADLTQPFLSHLPTGPAPSSNDVYLFFQTLVGAWPMGDPVPEGEWKEFHRRVREYMGKAIKEAKVRTSWTNPDGAYDDAVARFVDACFDPARGQAFLDDVRAFKRRIERAGQHNALGQLLLKLASPGVADTYQGCELWDLSLVDPDNRRPVDYALRERLLSALDTQAAKDRPALCARLSKDFDDGQVKLFVLAEALRLRQKYADLFRSGGYEALELSGPRSPAAVGFARTHGDSVLIACAPRYTLEALESGGLAKAYDGTFLDLPAAYAGMMFRNVFTGRSVRPQQGPGGVGLALGPLLAEFPVVLLERSTG